The sequence CTCACCGCCGTCAGCGGTGACCAGCTCGGCAAGGTGATGTTCAAGCAGCAGCCGATGAAGATGGCGGCGGCCGAGGCGCTGTGGGACGGGGAGGACGCCGCACCCTTCTCGATCTTCGCCTACGGAGATGTCAGCAAGGGACACAACTCCGTCGAGATCTCGATCCCCGGCGTTCTGTCCTTCCTCGCCGACGACGACTTCCACTCGTACGTCCCCGGTATCAACGACATCAACAAGGCGGAGCAGGAGCGCTTCGGGCCCGGCGACTACCGGCCCAACATCCCGGTCGCCTTCTGGAGCTTCCGGTGGATGATCGGCTTCGGTATGGCCTCCTTCGGCCTCGGCATCCTCGGGCTGTGGCTCACCCGGAAGAAGTTCATGCTGCCCGAGGCGATGCGTACCGGTGAGGACGAGGTGCCGAATCTGGTCCTCTTCCGGAACAAGGCCCTCAGCCCACGGCTGGCCCGGTGCTACTGGATCGTCGCCCTGTGGACCCTGCTCTTCCCGCTGATCGCCAACTCCTGGGGCTGGATCTTCACCGAGATGGGCCGCCAGCCCTGGGTCGTCTACGGCGTGCTCCGGACCCGTGACGCGGTCTCCCCCGGTGTCTCCCAGGGCGAGGTGCTCACCTCGCTGATCGTCTTCACCGCGCTCTACGCGGTGCTCGCGGTCATCGAAGTCAGGCTGCTCCTGAAGTACATCAAGGCCGGACCCCCCGAGCTCACGGACGACGACCTGAACCCGCCCACCCGGATCGGCGGCGACCACGAAGACGCCGACCGGCCCATGGCCTTCTCCTACTGAGAGCGCAGGAGCCGAGAGATGGAACTCCACGACGTCTGGTTCGTGCTCATCGCCGTCCTCTGGACCGGCTACTTCTTCCTGGAGGGATTCGACTTCGGGATCGGGGTCCTCACCAAGCTGCTGGCCAGGAACCGCAAGGAACGGCGGGTGCTGATCAACACGATCGGGCCCGTCTGGGACGGCAACGAGGTCTGGCTGCTCAGCGCCGGCGGCGCGACCTTCGCCGCGTTTCCCGAGTGGTACGCCACGCTGTTCTCCGGGTTCTACCTGCCGCTGCTGATCATCCTGCTCTGTCTGATCGTGCGCGGCGTGGCCTTCGAGTACCGGGCGAAGCGGCCGGAGGAGAAGTGGCAGACCAACTGGGAGAACGCGATCTTCTGGACCTCGCTGATCCCCGCCGTGCTGTGGGGTGTGGCCTTCGGCAACATCGTGCGCGGCGTGAAGATCGACGCGGACATGGAGTACGTGGGCAACTTCTGGGACCTCCTGAACCCGTACGCGCTCCTGGGCGGCCTGGTCACGTTCTCCCTCTTCACGTTCCACGGCGCGGTGTTCGCCGGACTGAAGACGGTCGGGGACATCCGGGCCAGGGCACGCAAGCTGGCCCTGAAGCTGGGTGCCGTCGCGGCGGTGGTCGCGCTCGCCTTCCTGATCTGGACCCAGCTCGACAACGGTGACGGATACAGCCTCATCGCGATGGTCATCGCCGCGGTGGCGCTGGTCGGCGCGATCGTGATGATCGCGGCGGGGCGCGAGGGCTGGTCCTTCGCACTCTCCGGTGTGACCATCGCCGCCGCCGTCGCCATGTTGTTCCTGACGCTCTTCCCGAACGTCATGCCGTCCTCGCTGAACGACGCCTGGAGCCTCACGGTCACCAACGCCTCGTCCAGCCCGTACACGCTGAAGATCATGACCTGGTGCGCCGGGATCGCCACTCCGGTCGTCCTGCTCTACCAGGGGTGGACGTACTGGGTGTTCCGCAAGCGGATCGGCACGCAGCACATCGCCGACGCGCACTGACGCAGCAAGTGTCCTGACCGAGCCGAGCCGCATGGGGTGTTTCACGTGAAACCGATCGACCCGCGTCTGCTCCGCCACGCCCGTGCCACCCGCCTGTTCATGGTGGCCGTGGTGGTTCTCGGCGTGGCCGGGGCGGCGCTGGTCATCGCCCAGGCCATGCTCGTCGCCGAGATCGTGGTGGGCGGCTTCCAGAACGGGCTCGCGGCCGGCGGGCTGCGGACCCCGCTCCTTCTGCTCGCTGCGGTCGCGCTCGGCCGGGGCCTGGTCTCCTGGCTCACCGAGCTGGCCGCCCACCGGGCCGGCGCGGCGGTCAAGTCCGAACTGCGCGGACGTCTGCTGGACCGGGCGGCGGAGCTGGGCCCGGACTGGCTGAGCGGGCAGCGCACCGGCTCGCTGGTGACCCTGGCCACCCGGGGGATCGACGCGCTCGACGACTATTTCGCCCGCTACCTGCCACAGCTCGGGCTCGCGGTGGTGGTGCCTGCGGCGGTGCTCGCCAGGGTCGTCACCGAGGACTGGGTCTCGGCGGCGATCATCGTCGTCACACTGCCGCTCATTCCCCTCTTCATGATCCTCATCGGCTGGGCGACCCAGTCGCGGATGGACCGCCAGTGGCGGCTGCTCTCCCGGCTCTCCGGGCACTTCCTCGACGTGGTGGCCGGGCTGCCGACGCTGAAGGTGTTCGGCCGGGCCAAGGCCCAGGCGGAGTCCATCCGCAGGATCACCTCGGAGTACCGGCAGGCCACCCTGCGCACGCTGCGCATCGCCTTCCTGTCGTCCTTCGCCCTGGAACTCCTCGCGACGCTCTCGGTGGCCCTTGTGGCCGTCACCATCGGCATGCGGCTGGTCCACGGCGAGCTCGACCTCTACACCGGCCTGCTGGTCCTGATCCTCGCCCCCGAGGCCTATCTGCCGATCCGGCAGGTCGGGGCACAGTTCCACGCCGCCGCCGAGGGGCTCTCGGCAGCCGAGGAGATCTTCGCCGTCCTGGAGACCGATCCCCCCGCGAGCGGTACGCAGGAGGTTCCCGGTTCGCTGCGGCTGGAGCTGGACCGGGTGACCGTCCGGCACGCCGGGCGCTTTGAGCCCTCGCTCGCGGCGACCTCGCTGGTGGTGGACGAGGGGGAGACCGTCGCCCTGGTCGGTCCGAGCGGGGTCGGCAAGTCCACCCTGCTGAACACGGTGCTGGGGTTCACGGTCCCCGACGAGGGCCGGGTACGGGTCGGAGGCACCGATCTGGCGGACCTCTCCCTCGAACACTGGCGCCGGCACATCGCCTGGGTGCCGCAGCACCCCCACCTCTTCGCCGGCACCATCGCGGAGAACGTGCGGCTCGCCCGCCCCGCCGCCGACGACAGCGCGGTGACGGCCGCTCTGCGCGACGCGGGGGCGTACGACTTCGTGCGGCAACTCCCGGACGGCGACCGCACCCTTCTCGGGGAGGACGGGGCGGGGCTCTCCGCCGGCCAGCGTCAGCGTCTCGCGCTCGCCCGCGCCTTCCTCGCCGACCGCCCGGTACTGCTGCTGGACGAGCCGACCGCGAGCCTGGACGGCGAGACGGAGGCCGGCATCGTCGAGGCGGTACGGAGGCTGGCCGCCGGCCGGACCGTGCTGCTGGTGGTGCACCGGCCGGCGCTGCTGACGGTCGCGGACCGGGTGGTGACCCTGACGGGCCAGGCGCCCGGACCGTCGGCCCCGGAGGCGATCGGGGCCACACCTCGCCCCGCGAGCGCCCCCGATGACACCCGGTCCACCGAACCGGCGCACGAGCCCGAGGCGCTGCGCGAGACCACGGACCGGCGCGGGCACGTGCTCACCCGGGTCCGGGAGGCCGCGGGCGCACAGCGCGGCCGACTGGTGCTCGCCCTCCTGCTGGGAAGCCTCGCCCTGGGTTCGGCCGTCGGACTCATGGCGGTCTCCGGCTGGCTGATCTCCCGCGCCTCCGAACAGCCCCCCGTCCTGTATCTGATGGTCGCGGTCACAGCGACCCGTGCCTTCGGCATCGGGCGGGCGGTCTTCCGCTACGCCGAGCGGCTCGTCTCGCACGACGCGGTTCTGAGGATGCTCGCCGAGCTGCGCGTCGCCGTGTACCGCAGCCTGGAGCGCATCGCGCCCGGCGGTCTGCG comes from Streptomyces sp. Mut1 and encodes:
- a CDS encoding cytochrome ubiquinol oxidase subunit I, producing MELALAPETLARWQFGTTTVYHFLFVPLTISLAALTAGLQTAWVRTNKEKYLRATKFWGKLFLINIAMGVVTGIVQEFQFGMNWSDYSRFVGDIFGAPLAFEALIAFFFESTFIGLWIFGWDKLPKKIHLACIWLVSIGTVLSAYFILAANSWMQHPVGYRINKERGRAELTDFWHVLTQNTALAQFFHTLTAAFLVGGAFMVGIAAFHLARKKHIPVMRTSLRLGLITVVISGLLTAVSGDQLGKVMFKQQPMKMAAAEALWDGEDAAPFSIFAYGDVSKGHNSVEISIPGVLSFLADDDFHSYVPGINDINKAEQERFGPGDYRPNIPVAFWSFRWMIGFGMASFGLGILGLWLTRKKFMLPEAMRTGEDEVPNLVLFRNKALSPRLARCYWIVALWTLLFPLIANSWGWIFTEMGRQPWVVYGVLRTRDAVSPGVSQGEVLTSLIVFTALYAVLAVIEVRLLLKYIKAGPPELTDDDLNPPTRIGGDHEDADRPMAFSY
- the cydB gene encoding cytochrome d ubiquinol oxidase subunit II, which gives rise to MELHDVWFVLIAVLWTGYFFLEGFDFGIGVLTKLLARNRKERRVLINTIGPVWDGNEVWLLSAGGATFAAFPEWYATLFSGFYLPLLIILLCLIVRGVAFEYRAKRPEEKWQTNWENAIFWTSLIPAVLWGVAFGNIVRGVKIDADMEYVGNFWDLLNPYALLGGLVTFSLFTFHGAVFAGLKTVGDIRARARKLALKLGAVAAVVALAFLIWTQLDNGDGYSLIAMVIAAVALVGAIVMIAAGREGWSFALSGVTIAAAVAMLFLTLFPNVMPSSLNDAWSLTVTNASSSPYTLKIMTWCAGIATPVVLLYQGWTYWVFRKRIGTQHIADAH
- the cydD gene encoding thiol reductant ABC exporter subunit CydD yields the protein MKPIDPRLLRHARATRLFMVAVVVLGVAGAALVIAQAMLVAEIVVGGFQNGLAAGGLRTPLLLLAAVALGRGLVSWLTELAAHRAGAAVKSELRGRLLDRAAELGPDWLSGQRTGSLVTLATRGIDALDDYFARYLPQLGLAVVVPAAVLARVVTEDWVSAAIIVVTLPLIPLFMILIGWATQSRMDRQWRLLSRLSGHFLDVVAGLPTLKVFGRAKAQAESIRRITSEYRQATLRTLRIAFLSSFALELLATLSVALVAVTIGMRLVHGELDLYTGLLVLILAPEAYLPIRQVGAQFHAAAEGLSAAEEIFAVLETDPPASGTQEVPGSLRLELDRVTVRHAGRFEPSLAATSLVVDEGETVALVGPSGVGKSTLLNTVLGFTVPDEGRVRVGGTDLADLSLEHWRRHIAWVPQHPHLFAGTIAENVRLARPAADDSAVTAALRDAGAYDFVRQLPDGDRTLLGEDGAGLSAGQRQRLALARAFLADRPVLLLDEPTASLDGETEAGIVEAVRRLAAGRTVLLVVHRPALLTVADRVVTLTGQAPGPSAPEAIGATPRPASAPDDTRSTEPAHEPEALRETTDRRGHVLTRVREAAGAQRGRLVLALLLGSLALGSAVGLMAVSGWLISRASEQPPVLYLMVAVTATRAFGIGRAVFRYAERLVSHDAVLRMLAELRVAVYRSLERIAPGGLRRTRRGDLLSRLVADVDALQDYWLRWLLPAGTAVLVGAATVGFTGWLLPQAGLVLAAGLLLAGIGVPLVSGACARRTERRLAPARADLATRITDLLGGTAELTVAGALPGRTARARAADAVLTRLASRAATATALGSGLTALIAGLTVVAAALVSLPAVADGRLAGVELAVVVLTPLAAFEAVTGLPLAVQYRQRVKRSAERVYEVLDAPVPVREPDAPVAAPATPLPLEVRGLSARYPGAGHDALDSVDLTLEAGRRIAVVGPSGSGKTTLAQVLLRFLDARAGAYRIGGVDASALEGDTVRRFVGLCAQDAHIFDSSLRENLRLARPAAAEPELRDALARARLLDWAEALPDGLDTLVGEHGARLSGGQRQRLALARALLADFPVLVLDEPAEHLDLPTADALTADLLAATAGRTTVLITHRLAGLQAVDEVVVLDAGAIVQRGPYDVLASVDGPLRRMLARERESVGEPGAVVGARS